A stretch of Rhododendron vialii isolate Sample 1 chromosome 4a, ASM3025357v1 DNA encodes these proteins:
- the LOC131323611 gene encoding GDSL esterase/lipase At2g04570-like: MIYSSTIKKLTLDSEKKYLILKAVTTNLAPEFYMLTNQKLLVVGKYKFPRFVWANFLTPIPTLKNSTPPKYKLSTVYMYISEGCGGEKTEEMANTIATLWVILTQFLLLVFVEGKNKVPAIIVFGDSSVHAGNNNQIPTIARSNFELYGRDFDGGRLTGCFSNGRIPTDFISEAFGLRTIVPVYLDPAYSIKDFAVGVMFASARTGYDNATSDVLSVIPLW; the protein is encoded by the exons ATGATATATAGCTCAACAATTAAGAAACTTACATTGGATTCAGAGAAGAAATATCTGATTCTGAAGGC AGTAACCACAAACCTTGCTCCAGAGTTTTACATGTTAACTAATCAAAAGCTCTTGGTTGTTGGGAAATATAAATTTCCTAGGTTTGTTTGGG CAAACTTCTTGACTCCAATCCCCACACTGAAGAACTCCACTCCCCCAAAGTACAAACTTTCAAcagtatatatgtacatatcaGAAGGTTGTGGGGGAGAGAAAACAGAGGAGATGGCCAACACTATTGCAACATTGTGGGTTATTTTAACCCAATTTCTATTGCTAGTTTttgttgaaggaaaaaataaggtTCCAGCAATTATAGTGTTTGGAGACTCATCAGTTCATGCAGGAAACAACAACCAGATTCCAACCATTGCTAGGAGCAACTTCGAGCTTTACGGCCGTGACTTCGACGGTGGCCGGCTGACGGGCTGTTTCTCCAATGGCCGGATTCCAACCGATTTTATCTCTGAGGCGTTTGGTCTTAGAACAATTGTGCCAGTCTATCTAGATCCGGCATACAGCATAAAGGATTTCGCGGTTGGAGTCATGTTTGCGTCAGCTAGAACTGGCTATGACAATGCAACTTCTGATGTGCTA TCTGTTATACCCCTATGGTAG
- the LOC131322975 gene encoding receptor kinase-like protein Xa21 — MPRLVALYISINNLTGGIPPWIGNLTSLVNFSASGNPLGGSIPNALGKLKNLRGLALGTTQISGIIPPSLYNLSLLHTLSMANNRLQGSLPSTFMFPHLQFLQLYLNQLNGPVPLSLSNSSQLVRLELGDNNFNGKVTNDFGSLQNLRWIGLENNYFDTKGTDGLAFFSSLTNCSNFRIISMASCQFGGVLPDSVGNMSIYLSWLTLHENQLYGSIPSTIGNLVNLETLTLHNNLFTGRIPDSIGYLHKLRRLVVSNNTISGETPESIGNLSLLNELFLNENRLEGAIPSSLGNCQKLLLLTLSGNDLNGSIPRKLFTVSSLSIALHLGRNHLSGSLPREIGNLTNLREIDISENGLSGEIPSALGSCISLENLYMQRNFLQGSIPLAMESMRGIQYLDLSHNNLSGKIPAFLGTFALKYLNLSFNNFEGELPMKGVFTNTSAILVAGNYRLCGGISGLRLPRCTTKKSRKKMSLSRTLGITVASVLVGVIAVSSFIIYLFKKKRKTKPTISLLKDPFLKASYGELLKATEGFSSTNLLGFGSFGRVYKGVIEQNGELVVAVKVLDLQTRGAIKSFMAECEALRNIRHRNLVSIITSCSSMDFQGNEFKALVYEFMPNGSLDNWLHPIPSSNSHGGHEFVGLNLLQRIDIAIDVACALDYLHHQCERPIIHCDIKPSNILLDGDMVAHVGDFGLARFRAEFTTPSTSSSTAIRGTIGYAAPEYGLGSEMSTSGDVYSYGILLLEMITRKRPTDVMFEGDLNLHNFTRIALPQHIVEIVDPMLLTEERNGSKMMEYLISVIEIGLACSTKSPKDRMSIDIVLPELHLVKNNILKANMKI; from the exons ATGCCAAGACTCGTAGCACTCTACATTAGTATTAACAATTTGACCGGAGGGATTCCTCCGTGGATTGGGAATCTTACTTCTCTGGTAAACTTCAGTGCCTCTGGCAATCCGTTGGGAGGAAGTATTCCGAATGCTTTGGGTAAATTGAAAAATCTTAGGGGGTTAGCGCTGGGTACCACTCAAATTTCAGGTATCATCCCTCCTTCCTTATACAACCTATCATTGCTACATACATTATCTATGGCTAATAATCGACTTCAAGGAAGTCTTCCATCGACATTCATGTTCCCTCACCTTCAGTTCCTTCAGCTCTACCTTAATCAACTTAATGgtcccgttccgctttctttatCCAACTCTTCGCAGTTGGTACGGCTCGAATTGGGGGATAACAATTTCAATGGAAAAGTAACAAATGATTTCGGAAGCCTACAAAACCTCCGTTGGATTGGTCTAGAGAATAACTATTTTGATACTAAGGGAACCGATGGACTAGCCTTTTTCAGTTCTTTAACCAACTGTAGCAATTTTAGAATTATAAGTATGGCGTCTTGCCAATTTGGAGGGGTATTACCAGACTCTGTGGGCAATATGTCGATCTATCTCTCTTGGCTGACACTACATGAAAATCAATTGTATGGATCTATTCCTTCGACAATAGGAAACCTTGTGAACCTAGAAACCTTAACTCTGCATAATAACCTATTTACAGGCCGGATTCCCGATAGCATAGGTTATCTTCATAAGTTGCGAAGGTTGGTAGTTTCGAACAACACTATCTCAGGTGAAACCCCAGAGTCTATTGGAAATTTGTCCTTGCTGAATGAACTTTTTCTGAATGAAAATAGACTAGAGGGGGCCATACCCTCGAGTCTTGGCAACTGTCAGAAATTGTTATTGTTAACACTTTCTGGAAATGACCTTAATGGGAGCATACCGAGAAAACTTTTTACAGTCTCTTCTCTGTCAATTGCATTGCATCTAGGTCGCAACCATTTGTCTGGATCCTTGCCACGTGAGATTGGAAACCTCACAAATTTGAGAGAAATCGATATCTCTGAGAACGGTTTATCTGGTGAAATTCCTAGCGCTCTTGGTAGCTGCATTAGCCTTGAAAATCTATATATGCAGCGAAATTTCCTTCAAGGGTCTATTCCACTAGCAATGGAATCCATGAGAGGTATTCAATATTTGGACCTTTCTCACAACAACTTATCTGGTAAAATTCCTGCATTCTTGGGGACATTTGCCCTCAAGTATCTCAATTTATCTTTCAACAATTTTGAAGGAGAGTTACCAATGAAGGGTGTTTTCACCAATACAAGTGCAATATTAGTTGCCGGAAATTATAGGCTTTGTGGTGGCATTTCCGGACTACGACTACCTCGGTGCACCACAAAGAAATCGAGGAAAAAGATGTCTCTTTCACGGACGTTAGGAATCACAGTAGCTTCGGTACTCGTTGGAGTAATTGCAGTATCATCTTTCATCATatatttgttcaaaaagaaaagaaagaccaaACCTACAATTTCATTGTTGAAAGATCCATTCTTGAAAGCCTCTTATGGAGAACTTCTCAAAGCAACTGAAGGTTTCTCTTCGACGAATCTGCTtggttttggtagttttggtcGTGTATATAAAGGTGTTATTGAACAAAACGGAGAGTTAGTTGTTGCGGTCAAAGTACTTGACCTTCAAACTCGTGGCGCTAtcaagagtttcatggcagaGTGCGAAGCCTTAAGGAATATTCGACACCGAAACCTAGTTTCGATCATAACTTCTTGTTCTAGCATGGATTTTCAAGGGAATGAGTTTAAAGCTCTGGTTTACGAGTTCATGCCGAATGGAAGTCTAGATAATTGGTTGCATCCAATTCCGAGTTCAAATAGTCATGGGGGACATGAGTTCGTGGGACTCAATCTTCTGCAAAGAATAGACATTGCCATTGATGTGGCTTGTGCTCTCGATTATCTTCATCACCAATGCGAAAGGCCAATTATTCATTGCGATATAAAGCCAAGTAATATCCTTCTTGACGGTGACATGGTTGCTCATGTTGGAGATTTTGGTCTAGCTAGATTTCGTGCAGAGTTCACCACTCCAAGTACAAGTAGTTCAACTGCAATAAGGGGAACCATTGGATATGCAGCTCCAG AGTATGGACTAGGAAGCGAGATGTCAACTAGTGGAGATGTTTATAGTTACGGGATCTTGTTGTTGGAGATGATAACAAGGAAGAGACCTACTGACGTAATGTTTGAGGGAGACCTTAACCTTCATAACTTTACAAGGATTGCCTTGCCTCAACATATAGTGGAGATTGTAGACCCTATGCTCTTAACCGAGGAGAGAAATGGCAGCAAAATGATGGAGTATCTTATCTCCGTTATAGAAATAGGACTGGCATGCTCtacaaaatccccaaaagacCGAATGAGCATTGATATCGTACTCCCTGAGCTTCATCTGGTCAAGAACAATATTTTGAAG GCCAACAtgaaaatttaa